A DNA window from Brassica napus cultivar Da-Ae chromosome A4, Da-Ae, whole genome shotgun sequence contains the following coding sequences:
- the LOC125608141 gene encoding senescence/dehydration-associated protein At3g51250-like, producing the protein MDTCRLVHKPISLAKRRAPYQALTTPSFILSCRIDETLRRIEIQWPLTKREVATKVDGSHYFFSIHPPKESGSDSDDEILNYGLTIASKGQENVLHGLDQVLRDYCCFAEQRMSEKGEEVLGNSMAAATSPEELKGERKDIVEGQCAAYWTTLAPNIEDYSSKTVKMIASGSGQLIRGILWCGDVTVERLKRGNEVMKNMLSRAEKEKDVSPETLRRIKRVKRVTQMTEKVATGVLSGVVKVSGFITGSVANSKAGKKFSGLLPGEIILASLDGFSTG; encoded by the exons ATGGATACATgccgg TTGGTCCATAAGCCCATTAGCTTAGCCAAACGGAGAGCACCGTATCAAGCCTTGACGACCCCTAGCTTCATTCTCTCTTGCCGCATCGATGAAACCCTCCGCCGCATCGAGATCCAGTGGCCGTTAACGAAACGCGAGGTGGCGACCAAGGTCGATGGATCGCATTACTTCTTCTCGATCCACCCGCCGAAGGAATCCGGATCCGATTCGGATGATGAGATCTTAAACTACGGGTTAACCATTGCTTCGAAAGGGCAAGAGAATGTGTTACATGGGCTTGATCAGGTTCTTCGTGACTATTGCTGTTTCGCGGAGCAGAGGATGTCGGAGAAGGGAGAGGAGGTGCTTGGAAACTCAATGGCTGCTGCGACTTCTCCCGAGGAGTTGAAGGGTGAGAGGAAGGACATTGTGGAGGGTCAATGTGCGGCATATTGGACCACGCTCGCGCCTAACATTGAGGATTACAGTAGCAAGACTGTGAAAATGATAGCTTCTGGGTCAGGTCAGCTGATCAGAGGGATACTTTGGTGTGGGGATGTGACTGTGGAGAGGCTTAAGAGGGGGAACGAGGTTATGAAGAACATGTTGAGTCGTGCTGAGAAGGAGAAAGATGTTAGTCCTGAGACGTTGAGGAGAATCAAGAG GGTTAAGAGAGTGACACAAATGACGGAGAAAGTGGCGACTGGTGTTCTTTCTGGTGTTGTTAAAGTTTCTGGATTCATCACTGGGTCAGTGGCAAACTCAAAAGCTGGAAAGAAGTTTTCTGGCCTCTTGCCTGGAGAGATCATTCTTGCATCCCTCGATGGATTTA GCACTGGCTGA